From one Coffea eugenioides isolate CCC68of chromosome 11, Ceug_1.0, whole genome shotgun sequence genomic stretch:
- the LOC113752288 gene encoding uncharacterized protein LOC113752288: MGLGNTIVDKNDASNQDRAKAMIFLRRHLDEGLKVEYLTVKDPLVLWQDLKERYDHLKLVVLPKARYDWLHLRLQDFKSVNEYNSAMFRITSQLSLCGEKVTDENMLEKTFSTFHVSNMLLQQQYREKGFKKYSELIACLLLAEQNNELLLKNHESRPTGASPFPEANAIQFQNSSRGRGRGRRGGRGRGRGRSRGRGRDRSRFMSRENYHHGKQQNISQERENDYDPKEGEKKVYEEKCYRCGMEGHWSRTCRTAEHLVDLYQASLQKKDKDVETNFIDQKNDDDDDDADMTHLDVADFFEHPEDAK, translated from the coding sequence ATGGGTCTTGGTAATACTATTGTTGATAAGAATGACGCCTCAAACCAAGACCGTGCTAAGGCCATGATTTTCCTTCGTCGTCATTTAGATGAAGGACTAAAGGTAGAGTATCTTACTGTCAAAGATCCTCTTGTCCTTTGGCAAGATTTGAAAGAAAGATACGATCACCTGAAGTTGGTCGTTCTTCCAAAGGCCCGATATGATTGGCTCCACTTACGACTACAAGATTTCAAATCTGTCAACGAATATAATTCAGCCATGTTCAGAATTACTTCTCAATTATCATTGTGTGGCGAAAAAGTCACTGATGAAAATATGTTAGAGAAGACATTCTCTACTTTTCATGTCTCTAATATGCTCCTGCAGCAGCAATATAGAGAGAAAGGATTTAAGAAGTATTCTGAACTTATTGCATGTCTGCTCTTGGCtgaacaaaataatgaattattGCTGAAAAATCATGAGTCCCGACCAACTGGTGCAAGTCCATTCCCTGAAGCGAATGcgattcaatttcaaaattctagTCGAGGTCGTGGACGTGGCCGTAGAGGTGGCCGTGGAAGAGGCCGTGGACGTAGCCGTGGCCGTGGACGTGATCGTAGTAGATTTATGTCCCGTGAAAATTATCATCATGGCAAGCAACAAAATATTTctcaagagagagaaaatgacTACGATCcgaaagaaggagaaaaaaaagtttatgaagaaaaatgctACCGATGTGGTATGGAAGGTCACTGGTCCCGTACCTGTCGTACGGCTGAACATCTTGTTGACCTTTATCAAGCATCATTGCAAAAGAAGGACAAAGATGTCGAGACAAATTTTATCGACCAAAagaatgatgatgatgatgatgatgctgaCATGACACATCTGGATGTTGCCGATTTCTTTGAGCATCCTGAAGATGCAAAATGA